The Apis mellifera strain DH4 linkage group LG8, Amel_HAv3.1, whole genome shotgun sequence genome contains a region encoding:
- the LOC409219 gene encoding phospholipase A-2-activating protein: MSLLRASHDYQSGMAKPYYKLRTSLFGHTSDVRAVATFADGTIISTSRDETARIWKSCGNDKDYEHTATLKGHSNFVTSVCVINPSEQNPTGFIITGSHDKTIRIYISDQAEPINIIKSHQDTVCKLTTGTKEGTFLSSSWDMSAKLWNLSDLSKPQLNLLGHTAAVWCVADLLSGYIITGSADKLVIIWTSDGSIHHKLIGHTDCVRDISAISSNEFLTCANDATVRHWNVSLGTCLGTYCGHENYIYSILALENGTSIFTCSEDRTLRIWHNSELSQTITLPTQSVWCLALLPNGDVVTGSSDGVVRIFSCNPERYADSETLQEFEQQVASVKLNAQQELGGIKVKDLPDAKALLQPGQRDGQTKIINDGDAIRAYSWSQNEQRWIKIGNVMGASGGSVATSGKQLYNGIEYDYVFSVDIQDGIPPLKLPYNNDQDPWHVAQKFLHDNGLSQLFLDQVANFIIKNSESAPVLKTDAQYADPFTGGSRYIPQSTTNTVSHEFTRSTASNSSDASVPSYIPHTKYLKLEQANLSQILEKIKELNTKQNDPFKVPNDKLESLVKLAGDQASEQLKTDALSTLKILLNWSDDILFPVLDITRLAVLCREVNDVLCTEELLQIVKKHIKPDALPSNQMLTFRLLANMFSHEKGEKLCLNCKDEILKLLSELESLTNKNNQVAISTYILNLTVALNKYNDTLGKIECLNAMFSLLPRLNESEAVFRTLVALGTLLSTTSNSEDRNNLIKAVRQSEVALNILYTISETTIPTDKLANCSKQIISLII; encoded by the exons ATGTCCTTGTTGCGTGCCTCGCACGATTATCAGAGTGGTATGGCTAAACCGTATTACAAATTGAGAACTTCTCTTTTCGGACACACATCCGACGTGAGAGCTGTAGCAACCTTTGCCGACGGAACTATAATTTCTACTTCCCGGGATGAAACTGCACGTATTTGGAAATCATGCGG aAATGATAAAGATTATGAGCACACTGCAACTTTAAAAGGACACTCAAATTTTGTCACCTCTGTATGTGTTATAAATCCTTCTGAGCAAAATCCTACAGGTTTTATTATTACTGGTAGTCATGATAAGACtatacgtatttatatttcggACCAAGCAGAGcccataaatattataaaaagtcaTCAAGATACTGTTTGCAAATTGACAACTGGTACAAAGGAAGGAACATTCTTATCAAGTTCCTGGGATATGAGTGCTAAATTATGGAATTTAAGTGATTTAAGTAAACCACAATTAAACTTACTGGGCCATACAGCTGCTGTATGGTGTGTGGCAGATTTGTTAAGTGGATACATTATAACTGGATCTGCAGATAAGCTAGTTATAATATGGACAAGCGATGGTTCTATACATCATAAATTGATTGGGCATACTGATTGTGTTCGTGATATATCTGCAATAAGtagtaatgaatttttaacttGTGCTAATGATGCCACTGTACGTCATTGGAATGTGTCCCTTGGAACTTGTTTAGGAACTTATTGTGGACATGAGAATTATATCTATAGCATTTTAGCTCTAGAAAATGGTACAAGCATATTTACTTGTAGTGAAGATCGGACACTTAGGATATGGCATAATAGTGAACTAAGTCAAACTATTACTTTGCCCACTCAATCTGTATGGTGTTTGGCTTTACTTCCTAATGGTGATGTAGTTACTGGAAGTTCTGATGGAGTTGTTAGGATATTTTCATGTAATCCTGAACGCTATGCAGATTCAGAGACATTGCAAGAATTTGAACAACAAGTAGCTAGTGTTAAACTTAATGCTCAACAAGAATTAGGTGGGATCAAAGTTAAGGA TTTACCAGATGCCAAAGCTTTGCTGCAACCTGGACAGAGAGATGGtcaaactaaaataattaatgatggaGATGCTATAAGAGCCTATAGCTGGTCACAAAATGAGCAAAGatggataaaaattggaaatgttATGGGTGCATCAGGTGGTAGTGTAGCTACATCTGGAAAACAGCTTTATAATGGCATAGAATATGATTATGTGTTTTCAGTGGATATACAAGATGGTATTCCTCCATTAAAATTACCTTATAATAATGATCAGGATCCTTGGCATGTTGCCCAGAAGTTCCTTCATGATAATGGTCTTAGTCAATTGTTTCTAGATCag gttgcaaattttataataaaaaattctgaatctGCACCAGTTTTGAAAACTGATGCTCAATATGCTGATCCTTTCACAGGAGGCAGTAGGTACATTCCACAGTCGACAACAAATACAGTTTCGCACGAATTCACGAGATCAACAGCATCAAATTCTTCAGACGCATCTGTACCTTCTTATATACCTCATACAAAATACTTGAAATTGGAACAAGCTAatctttctcaaattttag aaaagataaaagaattaaatactaAACAAAATGATCCTTTTAAAGTACCAAATGATAAATTGGAATCTTTGGTGAAACTTGCTGGTGATCAAGCTTCTGAGCAATTAAAAACTGATGCTTTAAGCACtttgaaaatacttttaaactgGTcagatgatatattatttcctGTGCTTGATATTACTAGGCTTGCAGTACTTTGCAGAGAAGTCAATGATGTATTATGTACAGAAGAACTCTTGCAAATTGTAAAAAAGCACATCAAACCTGATGCACTTCCTTCTAATCAAATGCTCACTTTCCGCTTACTGGCAAACATGTTCAGTCACGAGAAAGGTGAAAAACTATGTCTTAATTGCAAAGATGAAATACTAAAACTTTTATCAGAGTTAGAATctcttacaaataaaaataatcag gTAGCAATTTCaacttatatattgaatttaactGTAGctctgaataaatataatgataccCTTGGTAAAATAGAATGTCTGAATGCAATGTTCTCATTATTACCACGTCTCAATGAATCTGAAGCAGTATTCAGAACTCTCGTTGCATTAGGAACGCTTTTGAGTACGACATCAAATTCAgaagatcgaaataatttaataaaagcagTACGACAATCAGAAGTTGCATTGAACATACTTTATACTATATCAGAAACTACAATTCCAACAGATAAGCTGGCAAATTGTTCAAAACAGATAatcagtttaattatttaa
- the LOC552051 gene encoding dolichyl-diphosphooligosaccharide--protein glycosyltransferase 48 kDa subunit yields the protein MNFINKFLYFVMIFGIANAGGPTLVLLDNLAIRETHSIFFKTLQDNGYILTFKLADDANLQLSKYGEYLYQHLIIFAPSVEEFGGALSVETITDFIDGGGNVLVAGSSQSGDALHELASECGFEIDEEGSAVIDHLNYDVSDNGYHTKIVADPANLIDAPAIVGNKNINSLLYQGTGLIADTENPLILRLLTASSSAYSYNPQNSIKEYPHAVGKNTLLITALQARNNARVVFSGSLYFFSDEAFTSPIQKAQGGQKYLKSGNEAVATMIARWVFKENGVIRVSSAHHHRVGESEPPAAYTIMDDVVYSIDVQKLAGDKWIPYETNDLQLEFVRIDPFVRMTMKPVGNGRYEARFKIPDVYGVYQFKVDYTRIGLTHLYSTTQVSVRPLQHTQYERFIPSAFPYYISAFSMMGGVFLFSLAFLYYKEDTKPKFE from the exons atgaattttataaataaatttctctattttgtTATGATATTTGGAATAGCGAATGCTGGAGGACCGACACTcgttttattagataatttagcTATAAGAGAAACacattccatattttttaagaCACTGCAAG ataatggatatatattaacttttaaattagcAGATGATGCTAATCTGCAGCTTTCTAAATAtggagaatatttatatcaacatttaataatatttgctcCTTCTGTAGAAGAATTTGGAGGAGCATTAAGTGTTGAAACAATAACAGATTTCATTGATGGTGGTGGTAATGTCTTAGTTGCTGGTTCATCTCAATCAGGAGATGCTTTACATGAATTAGCATCAGAATGTGGTTTTGAAATTGATGAAGAAGGTTCTGCAGTCATTGATCATTTAAACTATGATGTTTCTGATAATGGTTATCATACAAAAATAGTAGCAGACCCTGCTAATTTGATAGATGCTCCTGCAATTGttggaaataaaaacataaattcttTACTTTACCAAGGAACTGGATTGATTGCAGATACAGAAAATCCTTTAATTTTACGTTTATTAACAGCATCTAGTTCAGCATATTCATATAATCCACAGAATTCTATAAAAGAGTATCCTCATGCAGTAGGCAAAAATACATTGTTAATTACAGCTTTGCAAGCCAGAAATAATGCCAGAGTAGTATTTTCTGgttctttgtatttttttagtgATGAAGCTTTTACTAGTCCTATTCAGAAAGCTCAAG gTGGTCAAAAGTATTTGAAATCTGGAAATGAAGCTGTAGCAACAATGATTGCTCGCTGGGTGTTCAAGGAAAATGGTGTGATACGTGTTTCTTCTGCTCATCACCATAGAGTAGGAGAATCTGAACCTCCAGCAGCTTATACAATTATGGATGATGTAGTTTATTCTATTGACGTTCAGAAATTAGCAGGAGATAAATGGATTCCTTATGAAACCAATGATCTACAATTAGAATTTGTTAGAATAGATCCTTTTGTTCGTATGACTATGAAACCTGTAGGTAATGGCCGATATGAAGcaagatttaaaattcctGATGTCTATGGTGTTTATCAGTTCAAAGTAGATTATACTCGTATTGGTTTAACGCATTTATATAGTACCACTCAAGTATCTGTCCGTCCTCTACAACACACTCAATATGAACGTTTTATACCTAGTGCATTTCCTTATTACATAAGTGCTTTTTCGATGATGGGTGgagtatttttattctctttggcattcttatattataaagaagatACAAAACCaa